One window of the Labilibaculum sp. genome contains the following:
- a CDS encoding Ig-like domain-containing protein, whose amino-acid sequence MKKIAFYILLGFAVSTLLYSCARKGIPTGGPLDYTPPKVTLTKPLNYSTNFKGGKVEIFFDEFVQLKDISSNFTISPPLKKKPLVKLKGRSIYVKLEEKLRENTTYTLDFGKGIADNNEGNPLGEYQFVFSTGNQLDSLSIKGKLDNSFNQLPVEKAMVMAYLNTNDSVPFTVIPSYVAKTDSAGYFQLNNLSQGDYKLFAIVDGNRDFLYNGPGEMIGFSNDIITPKMHTYEQLDSISADSVVVRQMMATEPSNIYIRMFDEDNPLQYLTTYKRERREKIHFEFNSKRTDSLKIDFINVDEDPNWFLLQKNKTNDTLSYWITDSTIYQRDTLLAKLEYFKTDSLGQLVNFTDTVKLNYKAPKKAKASKNKKKQAKIKIPSYEFKLNVSSSQDLNKDVILDFNEPLAEINKDSIHLYQVQDTLLIPVDYKIEQDSAAILRYHVKIDWKPETQYKVEFDSTAFRNIYGLYSDKYNGKITTREEEYYGKILLNVSNVKKPMIVQLLKNNKSEGIVQAKRIYSDQTVIFDYLAPDTYIIKLIVDENDNGKWDTGNYKEGLQPEMVHYFRKEIKVRSYFDVEDRIYIPENGPEINFNQHLIELEQKRQKKLEKALLKDAEKNKKKTRTKNNN is encoded by the coding sequence TTGAAAAAGATAGCTTTTTATATCCTTTTGGGATTTGCAGTTTCAACCTTACTATATTCTTGTGCACGAAAAGGAATACCTACCGGAGGGCCTCTTGATTACACGCCTCCTAAGGTTACATTAACCAAGCCTCTAAATTATTCAACAAACTTTAAAGGTGGAAAAGTAGAAATTTTCTTTGATGAATTTGTTCAGCTAAAAGATATAAGTTCAAATTTCACAATTTCCCCGCCACTAAAAAAGAAACCTTTGGTGAAATTGAAAGGTCGTTCTATTTACGTGAAACTAGAAGAGAAACTTCGCGAAAACACCACCTATACTCTCGATTTTGGAAAAGGTATTGCAGACAATAATGAAGGGAATCCTTTGGGAGAATATCAATTTGTATTCTCAACAGGCAATCAACTGGATTCATTAAGCATTAAAGGAAAATTAGATAATTCCTTCAATCAGTTGCCGGTTGAAAAAGCAATGGTAATGGCTTACTTGAATACGAATGATTCTGTGCCCTTTACAGTTATTCCAAGTTATGTTGCTAAAACCGATTCGGCAGGTTATTTTCAGCTGAACAATTTGAGTCAGGGAGATTACAAACTATTTGCAATTGTTGATGGAAACCGCGATTTTCTTTACAATGGCCCCGGTGAAATGATCGGTTTCAGCAATGATATTATTACGCCAAAAATGCATACTTACGAACAATTGGACAGCATTAGTGCCGATTCCGTTGTTGTAAGACAAATGATGGCAACAGAACCGTCAAATATTTATATTAGAATGTTTGATGAAGATAATCCTCTTCAATACCTTACCACTTATAAAAGAGAGCGAAGAGAAAAAATCCATTTTGAATTTAACTCGAAAAGAACCGATAGTCTTAAGATTGATTTTATCAATGTTGATGAAGATCCAAATTGGTTCTTACTTCAGAAAAATAAAACAAATGATACTCTTTCCTACTGGATAACCGATTCGACTATTTACCAAAGAGATACTCTTTTGGCCAAACTGGAATATTTTAAAACTGATTCGTTGGGACAACTTGTAAATTTTACTGATACGGTTAAGTTAAATTATAAGGCTCCGAAAAAAGCAAAAGCTTCGAAGAACAAAAAGAAGCAGGCAAAAATTAAAATTCCTTCGTATGAATTTAAATTAAATGTCAGTAGTTCGCAGGATTTAAATAAGGATGTGATTCTTGATTTTAATGAGCCTCTTGCCGAAATCAACAAAGACAGTATTCATTTGTATCAAGTTCAGGATACATTACTAATACCTGTTGATTATAAAATAGAACAAGATTCTGCAGCTATTCTTCGTTACCATGTTAAAATAGACTGGAAGCCGGAAACGCAATATAAAGTAGAGTTTGATTCTACGGCATTTCGAAATATTTATGGTTTGTACAGCGATAAATACAATGGGAAAATTACAACCCGGGAAGAAGAATATTACGGAAAAATATTATTGAATGTATCCAATGTAAAAAAGCCGATGATTGTTCAATTATTAAAGAACAACAAAAGTGAAGGGATTGTTCAGGCAAAAAGGATTTATTCCGATCAAACCGTAATATTCGATTATTTAGCTCCTGACACCTATATCATTAAATTAATTGTTGATGAAAACGACAATGGTAAATGGGACACCGGTAATTACAAAGAAGGTCTTCAGCCTGAAATGGTTCATTACTTTAGAAAAGAAATTAAAGTCCGTTCGTATTTCGATGTAGAAGATCGTATTTATATTCCGGAAAATGGTCCGGAAATCAATTTCAATCAGCATTTAATAGAACTTGAGCAAAAAAGGCAGAAGAAGCTTGAAAAAGCATTACTAAAAGATGCTGAAAAAAATAAAAAGAAAACAAGAACCAAAAACAACAATTAG
- a CDS encoding MTH1187 family thiamine-binding protein, whose protein sequence is MSVLLEFAIFPTDKGDSVSKQVSQVIELIRESGISYQLTAMGTLIETDALPEALALVNRCYDLLAEDSERVYTTITIDIQKNKHNRLKTKVEAIENKIGKVNK, encoded by the coding sequence ATGTCAGTACTTCTGGAATTTGCTATTTTCCCAACCGACAAAGGTGATAGCGTAAGCAAACAAGTTAGTCAGGTTATTGAGTTGATCCGCGAAAGCGGTATTAGCTACCAGCTAACAGCAATGGGAACGCTGATTGAGACCGATGCGTTACCGGAAGCTTTAGCGCTTGTAAACCGCTGTTATGATCTTTTAGCGGAAGATTCAGAACGTGTTTATACTACTATAACGATCGATATTCAGAAGAACAAACACAATCGCTTAAAAACCAAAGTAGAAGCAATCGAAAATAAGATTGGCAAGGTTAATAAGTAA
- a CDS encoding DUF3108 domain-containing protein, which translates to MKFLASLKYRIFSRRTIMVLILLMGTFGLNAQCVVKNFAFQSGEKLVFRGYYNWGFIWVAAGEVELSVKKDHFQNKEVFKIKGEGRNTKAFDWFFKLRDTLTCYADAKTLAPLYFDRRTHEAKYDAHHEYWFDYKKNQIRSQIQKRDKPVKHDTLKNKPCTFDILSVAYYVRNLDFSKYKKGDKIPISMLIDNEIHSLYIRYRGLETIKANSGERFECLKFSPLLVEGTMFKGGEDMTVWLSNDDNRIPIMVEAKVLVGSVKGILESYEGLRNTKNSFFKNNKGNLDIAE; encoded by the coding sequence ATGAAATTTTTAGCCTCACTTAAGTACCGTATTTTTTCAAGAAGAACAATTATGGTTCTAATTCTGCTAATGGGGACATTTGGTCTGAATGCACAATGTGTGGTAAAAAATTTCGCTTTTCAATCGGGTGAAAAATTAGTTTTCAGAGGTTACTACAACTGGGGATTTATTTGGGTTGCTGCGGGTGAAGTTGAACTGTCTGTAAAAAAAGACCATTTTCAAAATAAAGAGGTATTCAAAATAAAAGGAGAAGGCCGAAACACAAAAGCATTTGACTGGTTTTTTAAGCTTAGAGACACATTAACCTGCTATGCCGACGCTAAAACTCTTGCTCCACTCTACTTCGACAGACGAACTCATGAAGCCAAATACGATGCTCATCACGAGTATTGGTTTGATTACAAAAAAAATCAGATTAGGTCGCAAATTCAGAAACGAGATAAGCCTGTAAAGCACGATACGCTAAAAAACAAGCCCTGCACTTTCGATATTTTATCGGTTGCGTACTACGTTCGGAATCTCGATTTCTCGAAATACAAGAAAGGAGATAAAATTCCGATTTCGATGCTGATCGATAACGAAATTCACTCCCTCTATATTCGCTATCGCGGATTGGAAACCATCAAGGCAAATTCAGGCGAACGTTTCGAATGCCTCAAATTCTCGCCCCTTTTGGTTGAAGGCACCATGTTTAAAGGCGGCGAAGACATGACCGTTTGGCTAAGCAACGACGACAACCGAATTCCAATTATGGTGGAAGCAAAAGTATTGGTTGGCAGCGTTAAGGGAATTCTGGAGAGCTACGAAGGCCTGCGAAACACCAAAAATTCTTTCTTCAAAAATAACAAAGGGAATCTGGATATTGCGGAATAA
- a CDS encoding glycerate kinase, with translation MMTKIILAPDKFKGSLTGMEFCDAVERGIRKHTSDVEIIKLPLADGGDGTIEVLNFYLEGEMNSIEVHDPLHRKITAFYLYSEKKKTAYIEMAEASGIRLLQGDEANPMLTSTYGTGELIKDALDKGAEHIILGIGGSATNDAGLGMARALGYVFFDENNNELKGAGQDLIQLYSIDHSVAHPRLKGVKFEVACDVDNPLYGENGAAYIYSPQKGATPEMVRELDAGLQHFNEVVKKQFELDLQQISGAGAAGGLGAGCILFLNAALNPGIDLIKKEANFDALIKGAGWIITGEGKLDEQTFSGKVIRGVLDSVTDQKLAIFCGLLDLDEARVKEMNIDCLFEVSKYAASTDDSIKNAGIYLEKATEDFVLKFLQ, from the coding sequence ATGATGACAAAAATTATTTTAGCTCCGGATAAATTCAAAGGCTCTCTCACCGGAATGGAATTTTGTGATGCTGTTGAGAGAGGGATCAGAAAACACACTTCTGATGTTGAGATCATCAAACTACCGTTGGCCGATGGCGGCGATGGTACGATTGAAGTCCTGAACTTCTATCTGGAAGGAGAAATGAACTCCATCGAGGTTCACGATCCGCTGCATCGAAAAATTACTGCTTTTTATTTGTATTCTGAAAAGAAGAAGACTGCTTACATTGAGATGGCAGAAGCTTCGGGAATTCGTTTGCTGCAAGGCGATGAGGCAAATCCGATGCTGACAAGCACTTATGGAACCGGCGAATTAATTAAAGATGCGTTGGACAAAGGTGCAGAACACATTATTTTGGGTATTGGCGGAAGTGCAACCAACGATGCCGGTTTGGGCATGGCGCGGGCATTGGGTTATGTCTTTTTCGATGAAAATAATAATGAGTTGAAAGGTGCCGGCCAGGATTTAATTCAACTTTATTCTATTGATCATTCAGTCGCACATCCAAGATTAAAAGGGGTGAAATTCGAAGTTGCCTGCGATGTTGATAATCCACTTTACGGAGAGAATGGGGCAGCTTATATCTATTCTCCACAAAAAGGAGCGACACCCGAAATGGTGCGGGAATTGGATGCCGGTTTACAGCATTTTAACGAAGTAGTTAAAAAACAATTCGAACTCGATTTACAGCAAATAAGTGGTGCCGGCGCAGCAGGCGGATTGGGTGCCGGTTGCATTTTGTTTTTAAATGCAGCCTTGAATCCGGGTATTGATTTAATTAAGAAAGAGGCCAATTTTGATGCACTGATTAAAGGTGCTGGCTGGATAATTACCGGAGAAGGAAAGTTGGATGAGCAAACATTCTCGGGAAAAGTAATCCGCGGTGTATTGGATTCCGTTACTGATCAAAAACTGGCAATTTTTTGTGGATTGCTTGATTTGGATGAGGCAAGAGTAAAAGAAATGAATATCGATTGCCTGTTCGAAGTAAGCAAATACGCTGCAAGCACAGATGATTCTATAAAAAACGCAGGTATTTATCTTGAAAAAGCAACGGAAGATTTTGTCTTAAAGTTTTTGCAATAA
- a CDS encoding glutaminyl-peptide cyclotransferase has protein sequence MNTHSFLSLVCFLLLVSCNGKSVNNNKFADKNFDEQTEKTTVIVNSLRLKQPHRGDLYTMGGDVEIEMTPRNRAAGIDSVQFWADETLIGSLTDEPWTMTWVPEDQKMGKHDLKVMAYHEDGTIGIVSTFINLKTNIPPVEYSYEIINEFPHDRGAYTQGLFYHKGFLYEGTGQRGESTLRKVKLENGEALSVKNLEQEYFGEGITFSKGKIIQLTWNAKKVFVVDPVTFEQEDTFEPNTTNHQGWGITSANNELILSDGTNVLTVLDADNYSRKRIIEVYDNSGMVTNLNELEYINGKIYANVWLTDRIVIINPETGRVEGNLNLGKILKLADKRILIEGDEVLNGIAWDSINNRLFVTGKRWPKLFEIKIDKK, from the coding sequence ATGAATACTCACTCTTTTTTATCGCTTGTTTGTTTTTTGCTGTTAGTCTCGTGTAATGGCAAGAGTGTAAACAATAATAAGTTTGCCGATAAAAACTTTGATGAGCAGACAGAAAAAACGACAGTGATTGTTAATAGTTTGCGCTTAAAACAACCGCATCGGGGTGATTTATATACCATGGGAGGAGATGTTGAAATTGAAATGACTCCCAGAAATAGGGCGGCCGGAATTGATTCTGTTCAGTTTTGGGCTGATGAGACTTTAATTGGAAGTTTGACCGATGAGCCATGGACAATGACTTGGGTTCCTGAGGATCAAAAAATGGGGAAACACGATCTGAAGGTGATGGCTTATCATGAAGACGGGACAATTGGTATTGTTTCCACATTTATAAATTTGAAAACGAATATCCCTCCTGTTGAATATTCATATGAAATAATTAATGAGTTTCCCCACGATAGAGGTGCTTATACCCAGGGATTGTTTTATCATAAAGGATTTCTATATGAGGGAACAGGGCAAAGAGGCGAATCTACTTTGCGAAAGGTAAAACTTGAAAATGGTGAGGCCCTGTCGGTTAAGAATTTAGAGCAGGAATATTTTGGCGAAGGCATTACGTTTTCCAAGGGAAAAATTATTCAATTGACCTGGAATGCAAAAAAAGTTTTTGTTGTTGATCCTGTAACTTTTGAACAGGAGGATACTTTTGAGCCAAATACAACCAATCATCAGGGCTGGGGAATTACATCAGCTAACAATGAGTTGATTCTTTCGGATGGGACAAATGTGCTGACAGTTCTTGATGCTGACAATTATAGCAGGAAGAGAATAATTGAAGTGTATGATAATTCGGGAATGGTAACCAATTTAAATGAATTGGAATATATAAATGGAAAAATTTATGCCAATGTTTGGCTTACCGACCGCATTGTAATTATAAATCCGGAAACGGGAAGAGTGGAAGGAAATTTAAATCTAGGTAAGATTTTAAAACTAGCCGACAAGAGAATATTGATAGAGGGAGATGAGGTATTGAATGGAATAGCTTGGGATTCTATTAATAATCGTTTGTTTGTTACAGGGAAAAGATGGCCTAAACTTTTTGAGATTAAAATAGATAAGAAATAA
- the cysS gene encoding cysteine--tRNA ligase, producing MENKLFIYNTLNRKKELFEPINAPHVGLYVCGPTVYGDAHLGHARPAITFDLVFRYLTHLGYKVRYVRNITDVGHLVNDADEGEDKIAKKARLEQLEPMEIVQFFTDRYHNDMADLNVLKPSIEPRASGHIIEQMEVIDKLFANGFAYESEGSVYFDVKAYSEKYDYGKLSGRKIEELLSNTRDLEGQSEKKNSFDFALWKKATPEHIMRWPSKWSDGFPGWHLECSAMSQKYLGAKFDIHGGGLDLQFPHHECEIAQSTGANGHEAVKYWMHNNMITINGQKMGKSLGNYVNLSSMFSGENDVLEQAYSPMTVRFFMLQAHYRSPLDFSNDALQAAEKGFKRLMTAVATIDKIQTSDSSSNSVEELKAKCYEALNDDFNTPILIAHLFDGVKMINSLAVGKETITASDLAVLKDLYHNLVFDVLGLKDEGDTGGNNEILDKVVRLLLSTRDEAKKNKDWATADKIRDELTNLGIVVKDTKDGYEWEILK from the coding sequence ATGGAAAATAAGTTGTTCATTTATAATACACTAAATCGTAAAAAAGAATTGTTTGAACCCATTAATGCTCCCCATGTTGGGCTGTATGTATGTGGTCCTACGGTATATGGTGATGCACATTTGGGGCATGCCCGGCCAGCAATCACATTCGATTTGGTTTTTCGTTACTTAACGCATCTAGGATATAAAGTACGCTACGTTAGAAACATTACCGATGTAGGACATTTGGTGAATGATGCAGATGAGGGCGAAGATAAAATTGCTAAAAAGGCTCGTTTGGAACAACTGGAGCCAATGGAAATTGTTCAGTTTTTTACCGATCGCTATCACAATGATATGGCTGATTTGAATGTATTGAAGCCAAGTATCGAGCCTCGTGCATCAGGACATATTATTGAACAAATGGAAGTGATTGATAAATTATTTGCGAATGGGTTTGCTTACGAGAGTGAAGGTTCTGTCTATTTTGATGTGAAAGCATACAGCGAAAAATATGACTACGGCAAATTATCAGGAAGAAAAATTGAAGAGCTGCTCTCAAATACACGGGATTTAGAAGGACAAAGCGAAAAGAAAAATAGTTTTGACTTTGCTCTTTGGAAAAAAGCGACTCCTGAGCATATTATGCGTTGGCCTTCGAAATGGAGTGATGGATTCCCTGGCTGGCATTTGGAATGTTCTGCAATGAGTCAGAAATATCTGGGCGCTAAATTTGATATTCATGGTGGTGGATTGGATCTGCAGTTTCCGCATCACGAATGTGAAATTGCTCAATCCACAGGAGCTAACGGACACGAAGCCGTAAAATACTGGATGCATAACAACATGATCACCATCAATGGTCAGAAGATGGGTAAATCATTGGGAAATTACGTGAATTTATCTTCTATGTTTTCGGGAGAGAATGATGTACTGGAACAGGCGTACAGCCCGATGACGGTTCGCTTTTTCATGTTGCAGGCTCATTACCGCAGTCCGTTGGATTTTTCGAACGATGCGCTTCAGGCAGCAGAAAAAGGTTTTAAACGTTTAATGACAGCTGTTGCAACAATAGATAAAATACAAACATCGGATTCCTCTTCCAATTCTGTTGAGGAATTAAAAGCGAAGTGTTACGAGGCATTAAATGATGATTTTAATACACCGATATTAATTGCTCACTTGTTTGATGGCGTGAAGATGATCAATTCATTAGCTGTTGGAAAGGAAACGATTACTGCTTCTGACCTTGCTGTTTTAAAGGATTTGTATCACAATTTGGTGTTTGACGTGTTGGGCTTGAAAGATGAAGGAGATACAGGAGGGAATAATGAAATACTGGATAAAGTAGTTCGTTTGCTGCTTTCGACCCGCGATGAGGCCAAAAAGAATAAAGACTGGGCTACTGCCGATAAAATAAGAGATGAATTGACCAATTTAGGCATTGTTGTAAAAGACACCAAAGATGGTTATGAATGGGAAATCTTAAAATAA
- the rnr gene encoding ribonuclease R encodes MSKKNKKEHRKGKPAHNRQSLSKLIDGIFAQNPTKTLNYKQISSELGIKDMGTKQLVVGILCDMVDLEVLSEISTGKYKLKSKIGNITGKVDMTARGSAFIVSEEIEEDVFVSQANLNRALHGDIVKVSLYARKKSKQPEGEVVEIVKRKKTTFVGIVDVSKNYAFLVSSGKQMPYDIFIPLAKLNGAQNGDKAIAQITEWPKKSKNPVGQITTVLGKPGDNNTEMHAILAEFDLPHIFPENVNVAAEDISDEITKEEIALRRDFREATTFTIDPHDAKDFDDALSIRALENGNWEIGVHIADVTHYVRKGSIIEQEAFDRATSVYLVDRVVPMLPERLSNGICSLRPNEEKLTFSAVFEMDENADVINTWIGKTVINSNRRFTYEEAQDIIETGKGDFSEEVLELDKLAKLLRKRRFKKGAIDFERFEVKFEIDETGKPTRVYFKESKDSNKLIEEFMLLANKRVAEVIGRVPKGKTAKTFVYRTHDQPNPEKLNTFNQFIQKFGYSLKTTNPGAISSSLNALLHDVKGETIQNLVETLAIRSMAKAEYSTVNIGHYGLHFDHYSHFTSPIRRYPDMMAHRLLEKYFAGAKSVNKEKYEEYCRHCSEMEQKAAQAERASIKYKQVEFMQEHIGQEFVGTISGVTEWGFYVELDENKCEGMVSIRELEDDFYEFDEDNYCIVGRNHRKIYQLGDKVEILVAKANLIAKQLDFVLADSKKNK; translated from the coding sequence ATGTCAAAAAAAAATAAAAAAGAACATAGAAAAGGAAAACCAGCACATAACCGCCAAAGTCTTTCAAAACTAATTGATGGAATATTCGCTCAAAACCCAACTAAAACACTTAATTACAAACAAATTTCAAGTGAATTGGGAATTAAAGACATGGGCACAAAGCAGCTTGTAGTCGGAATTCTTTGCGATATGGTTGATTTAGAGGTTTTAAGTGAAATTTCGACAGGAAAATACAAATTGAAATCGAAAATCGGCAACATAACGGGCAAGGTTGACATGACTGCCCGAGGATCTGCATTTATCGTTTCGGAAGAAATTGAAGAAGATGTTTTTGTATCGCAGGCAAATTTAAACAGAGCTTTACATGGAGATATCGTTAAAGTTTCCTTGTATGCACGTAAAAAAAGCAAGCAACCCGAAGGCGAAGTGGTTGAAATCGTTAAAAGAAAGAAAACCACTTTTGTAGGAATCGTAGATGTTTCTAAAAACTATGCATTCCTGGTTTCATCGGGCAAACAAATGCCGTACGATATTTTTATTCCTTTGGCAAAGTTAAATGGTGCACAAAATGGCGATAAGGCAATTGCACAAATAACCGAATGGCCTAAAAAATCGAAAAATCCGGTTGGTCAGATTACAACTGTTTTGGGTAAACCCGGTGATAATAACACTGAGATGCATGCGATTCTGGCTGAGTTTGATCTTCCACATATTTTTCCTGAAAATGTAAACGTGGCCGCAGAAGATATTTCTGATGAAATTACAAAAGAAGAAATTGCTCTTCGCAGAGACTTCAGAGAGGCTACAACTTTTACCATCGATCCGCACGATGCAAAGGACTTTGATGATGCCCTGTCTATTAGGGCACTTGAGAATGGCAATTGGGAAATTGGTGTTCATATTGCTGATGTTACACATTATGTGAGAAAAGGGAGCATCATTGAACAGGAAGCTTTTGATAGAGCAACTTCTGTTTATTTGGTAGATAGAGTTGTACCAATGTTGCCGGAACGTTTATCGAACGGAATTTGTTCCCTGAGACCCAATGAGGAAAAATTAACTTTTTCTGCTGTTTTCGAAATGGATGAGAATGCAGATGTGATCAATACCTGGATTGGTAAAACGGTAATTAATTCGAACCGAAGATTCACCTATGAAGAAGCGCAGGATATTATTGAGACTGGAAAAGGAGATTTTAGTGAGGAAGTTCTTGAATTGGATAAGCTGGCTAAATTGCTGCGTAAAAGGAGATTCAAAAAAGGAGCAATTGATTTTGAACGTTTCGAAGTAAAATTTGAAATTGACGAAACAGGAAAACCGACACGTGTATATTTTAAAGAATCAAAAGATTCCAACAAGCTGATTGAGGAATTTATGCTTTTGGCCAACAAGCGTGTTGCTGAAGTTATTGGGCGAGTGCCAAAAGGAAAAACGGCTAAAACATTTGTTTACAGAACCCATGACCAGCCAAATCCTGAAAAATTAAATACTTTCAATCAATTTATTCAAAAATTTGGATACAGTTTAAAGACAACAAATCCAGGAGCAATATCCAGTTCGCTAAACGCTTTATTGCACGATGTAAAAGGTGAAACCATTCAAAATCTGGTGGAAACTTTAGCGATTCGCTCCATGGCAAAAGCCGAATATTCTACTGTAAATATTGGTCATTACGGGTTGCATTTTGATCATTACTCACATTTCACATCGCCAATTAGAAGGTATCCCGATATGATGGCTCACAGATTGCTGGAAAAATACTTTGCGGGTGCTAAATCGGTTAATAAAGAGAAGTACGAAGAGTATTGCCGACATTGCAGTGAAATGGAACAAAAAGCTGCACAAGCTGAACGGGCATCTATAAAATACAAGCAGGTGGAGTTCATGCAGGAACATATTGGTCAAGAGTTTGTTGGAACTATTTCAGGTGTTACTGAATGGGGTTTTTACGTAGAATTGGATGAAAACAAATGCGAAGGAATGGTTTCAATTCGTGAGTTGGAAGATGATTTTTACGAATTCGACGAGGACAACTACTGTATTGTTGGACGCAATCATCGTAAAATTTATCAATTGGGAGATAAAGTTGAAATTTTGGTTGCTAAAGCTAATCTGATTGCCAAACAACTTGATTTCGTATTAGCTGATTCAAAGAAAAATAAATAA
- a CDS encoding sigma-54 dependent transcriptional regulator: protein MKKILIIDDDPTICLMLQGLLKRKNFDADTVFSAGEALKKLEINQFDLVLSDFRLPDFDGLELLQKIKSMHPHVPVIIMTSYADIRTAVSAIKMGAFEYVTKPLNPDEILLLINSALAKSEVPKSSKNSKEKQNKEVIEFVHGKSPNSLQIDQYIKLVAPTDMSVIIEGESGTGKEIAARRIHFDSRRKKKAFVAVDCGALSTDLAGSELFGHIKGSFTGAINDKEGQFESAQGGTLFLDEIGNLSYEIQMKLLRALQERKVRRIGSNKDIDVDVRIVVATNEDLSVAVNNGDFREDLYHRLNEFKITVPALRNRIEDIELFSNYFLELSNNELNKEITGFSSEVLEKFKSYSWPGNLRELRNVIRRSVLLSPEKKVELTSLPNEILNDNANSSFVAEGSNLKLIQAANEKELIVSTLRKVNYNKSKAARMLNIDRKTLYNKIKQYGINI from the coding sequence ATGAAAAAGATATTAATAATTGATGATGATCCAACTATATGCTTGATGCTTCAAGGTTTGCTGAAGCGTAAAAACTTTGATGCAGATACAGTGTTTTCTGCCGGAGAAGCATTAAAAAAGTTGGAGATTAATCAATTTGATCTTGTTTTAAGTGATTTCCGTTTGCCTGATTTTGATGGATTGGAGCTTCTCCAAAAAATAAAATCAATGCATCCACATGTTCCTGTTATCATTATGACTTCTTATGCTGATATAAGAACTGCTGTGAGTGCAATAAAAATGGGCGCGTTTGAATATGTAACCAAACCGCTTAACCCAGATGAAATTCTCTTGTTAATCAATTCAGCTCTTGCTAAATCAGAAGTTCCTAAGAGCTCTAAAAATTCAAAAGAAAAACAGAACAAAGAAGTGATTGAATTTGTTCATGGAAAAAGTCCGAATTCCTTACAGATTGACCAATATATTAAATTGGTGGCACCCACAGATATGTCAGTTATTATTGAAGGAGAGAGCGGTACAGGAAAAGAAATTGCAGCCCGAAGAATTCACTTTGACAGTAGAAGAAAAAAGAAGGCTTTTGTTGCTGTTGATTGTGGTGCTTTATCTACAGATTTAGCAGGAAGCGAACTGTTCGGTCATATAAAAGGTTCATTTACCGGAGCAATAAACGATAAGGAAGGTCAGTTTGAATCAGCTCAGGGAGGAACCTTGTTTCTGGACGAAATAGGGAATTTATCCTATGAAATTCAAATGAAGCTATTAAGGGCTTTGCAAGAACGTAAAGTTCGTAGAATTGGAAGCAACAAAGATATTGATGTTGATGTGCGGATTGTTGTCGCAACCAATGAAGACTTATCAGTAGCAGTAAATAATGGAGATTTTAGAGAAGATCTTTACCATCGTTTAAATGAATTTAAAATTACAGTTCCTGCTTTACGAAACCGAATTGAAGATATTGAATTGTTTTCGAATTATTTTCTCGAATTGTCAAACAATGAGTTAAATAAAGAAATCACAGGATTTAGCTCCGAGGTTTTGGAAAAATTCAAATCTTATTCATGGCCCGGTAATTTACGAGAACTTCGAAATGTTATAAGAAGATCTGTTTTGCTTAGTCCTGAAAAGAAAGTAGAACTAACCAGTTTACCCAATGAAATCTTAAATGACAATGCCAATAGTAGTTTTGTTGCGGAAGGTTCCAATCTTAAATTAATTCAGGCCGCAAACGAAAAGGAATTAATTGTATCCACGCTCCGAAAGGTGAACTATAACAAATCGAAAGCCGCCAGGATGCTTAATATCGACAGAAAAACCTTATACAATAAGATTAAACAATACGGAATCAATATTTAA